The sequence GAAAAATCCCCGTGGCTGCAAAGCATATGGTTTTAAAACACGTGAATTGCCGTCGATTGTCGTACGGAAGTCATCAGGCATGGAATGCTTGAAATTTGAACCGAAGAAAGGAGGCAGCTGACGTTGATTGCAACTGAACGGATACTGGTAGAAATGGATAGACAACTGGCTCTCGCAAAAGAGGCTGGCAACGAACAGGCGATGCGTGAAGCATTGACGGCCATCCGTTCACTTTGCCAAGTAGTGCTTGGTAGCGGGGAAGTGCCGCAGCGCACGGCATCTGTAAATAGAGAGTTGACGGTAGCTTCTATGGGACAGCAGCCTACACCTTCTCAGGTTGTGTCGCTTGATAGCAAGCCCTTGATCGAGAAAGATGCGAACGGTGGCTCCATTTT is a genomic window of Sporosarcina oncorhynchi containing:
- a CDS encoding uracil-DNA glycosylase; the protein is MAVNCFQCQYFFVTWDPKNPRGCKAYGFKTRELPSIVVRKSSGMECLKFEPKKGGS
- a CDS encoding YwdI family protein, translated to MIATERILVEMDRQLALAKEAGNEQAMREALTAIRSLCQVVLGSGEVPQRTASVNRELTVASMGQQPTPSQVVSLDSKPLIEKDANGGSIFDF